One window of the Chlorogloeopsis sp. ULAP01 genome contains the following:
- a CDS encoding STAS domain-containing protein: MTMTQQSFLKCQMILLQPQNAKALREELAILVPQPYHLWVIDLAQVDFMDSSGLFALTKGLSAARSIGCRLVICNLQPSIQIIFELTQLDSVFEIFESYDAVLCTVNAQS, translated from the coding sequence ATGACTATGACGCAACAATCTTTTCTCAAATGTCAGATGATTTTGCTTCAACCTCAGAATGCGAAAGCTCTTAGAGAAGAGTTGGCTATCTTAGTGCCTCAACCTTACCACCTTTGGGTAATTGATCTAGCTCAAGTAGATTTTATGGATAGCTCAGGATTGTTTGCCCTAACAAAGGGACTATCTGCTGCACGCTCCATCGGTTGTCGTTTAGTAATTTGTAACTTACAACCATCTATCCAAATCATTTTTGAACTGACTCAGTTGGATTCGGTATTTGAAATTTTTGAGAGTTATGATGCCGTTCTGTGCACAGTTAATGCTCAGTCATAA
- a CDS encoding WecB/TagA/CpsF family glycosyltransferase, which produces MTPATIIQMIHAACIERRQIIVANYNVHAFNLSMQLPWFYDFLQSAEVAHCDGFGILKGLQYMGLNLPIQYRVSYTILMPELLKHCNQEGFSIFLLGSKPQYLETALKRLRTQYPNIYFAGHHGYFDQEDIHQNEAVIEQINLMKPNILIVGMGMPIQENWIRQHRSCLNVNAILAGGAVIDRLAGVVSDCPSFIANLGLEWLYRLCHEPKRLAARYLLGNSAFLLHLGLAKSHKFSLHVEQRPLLTSSRLKAHSR; this is translated from the coding sequence ATGACCCCAGCAACTATTATTCAGATGATTCATGCTGCCTGTATTGAAAGAAGACAAATTATTGTAGCAAACTACAATGTTCATGCTTTTAATCTTTCGATGCAACTCCCTTGGTTTTATGACTTTTTACAAAGCGCTGAAGTCGCTCATTGTGACGGCTTTGGCATTTTGAAAGGTCTGCAATACATGGGTTTAAATTTACCAATCCAGTATCGCGTGTCCTACACAATCTTGATGCCAGAATTACTAAAGCATTGCAATCAAGAAGGTTTTTCAATTTTTTTGTTGGGATCTAAGCCTCAGTATTTAGAAACAGCTCTCAAGCGCCTCAGAACACAATATCCCAATATTTATTTTGCTGGACATCACGGATATTTTGACCAGGAAGATATCCATCAGAATGAAGCAGTCATTGAGCAAATTAACTTGATGAAACCTAATATTTTGATAGTAGGAATGGGGATGCCAATTCAAGAAAATTGGATTCGACAGCATCGTAGCTGTCTTAATGTCAATGCAATCTTGGCTGGTGGAGCTGTAATTGACCGATTGGCGGGTGTTGTCTCAGACTGTCCTAGCTTTATAGCAAACTTGGGCTTAGAGTGGCTGTATCGTTTATGCCACGAACCTAAACGTCTAGCAGCCCGCTATTTACTTGGTAATTCCGCTTTTTTACTTCACCTTGGCTTGGCTAAGAGCCATAAGTTTTCTTTGCACGTAGAACAAAGACCACTACTTACTAGCTCCCGTCTGAAAGCTCACTCAAGATAA
- a CDS encoding fatty acyl-AMP ligase yields MGAWCKEPTNSEYDFSTFVDLLSHRAEKNSEQKVYTFLKSGETEAEKLTYGELHLQAQSIAASLQSLNISGERALLLFQPGLDFICAFFGCLYAGVIAVPAYPPRRNQNLSRLQAIAQDAQAKIVLTSTSLLHNLQTSFNQEGIDISGLHWLAIDGLSSNLAKAWQPQELYPDTVAFLQYTSGSTGNPKGVMVSHRNLLVNSALIHKLFGHTPNSQGVIWLPPYHDMGLIGGILQPLYADTPVVLMASVDFLQKPIRWLQAISRYQATTSGGPNFAYELCVRKATPEQIANLDLSSWEVAFTGAEPVRVETLEQFASTFAPCGFRREAFYPCYGMAETTLIVSGGEKTALPITYNVEGAALEQNRIVKSDETQEYTRTIVGCGKSPQGQKVVIVNPESLTLCAPEQVGEIWVAGPSVASGYWNKPEETEKIFRAYLADTGEGPFLRTGDLGFLQNGELFITGRLKDVIIIRGQNHYPQDIELTVQKSHPALRPDCGAAFAIDFKGSERLVIVQEVERSYLRKLNVQEVIGSIRQAAIAQHGLEIFATVLVKTGSIPKTSSGKIRRQACRTAFLSGSLDIVEDWSENPQNKAKFMHLQAEVDSVLQQLISTKQL; encoded by the coding sequence ATGGGTGCTTGGTGTAAAGAGCCGACTAACAGTGAGTACGACTTCTCTACTTTCGTGGATCTCCTAAGTCATAGGGCAGAGAAGAACTCAGAACAAAAAGTATATACATTTTTGAAGAGTGGAGAAACAGAAGCAGAAAAGTTGACATATGGAGAATTACATCTGCAAGCACAGTCAATCGCTGCCTCTCTCCAATCTCTAAATATTTCTGGCGAACGAGCCTTGCTCCTTTTTCAACCTGGTTTAGATTTCATTTGTGCCTTCTTTGGATGTTTATATGCGGGGGTAATTGCTGTTCCTGCTTATCCACCCAGGCGAAATCAAAATCTATCGAGATTGCAGGCGATCGCCCAAGATGCTCAAGCCAAGATTGTATTGACCTCTACATCTCTTTTGCATAACCTCCAAACTAGCTTCAATCAAGAGGGTATAGACATTTCTGGATTGCATTGGCTAGCTATCGATGGGCTGAGTAGCAACTTAGCAAAAGCATGGCAGCCGCAAGAACTGTATCCCGACACAGTGGCTTTTCTCCAATACACCTCCGGCTCTACAGGTAATCCCAAAGGAGTGATGGTAAGTCATCGTAACTTGCTTGTCAACTCAGCCTTAATCCACAAATTATTTGGGCATACACCTAATAGCCAAGGTGTGATTTGGTTACCGCCTTACCATGATATGGGCTTGATTGGTGGCATTCTACAGCCTCTCTACGCTGATACTCCTGTTGTGTTGATGGCTTCTGTAGATTTTCTGCAAAAGCCAATCCGTTGGCTGCAGGCAATATCCCGTTATCAAGCTACAACTAGCGGCGGGCCAAATTTTGCTTATGAGCTTTGTGTTCGCAAGGCTACCCCCGAACAGATAGCAAATCTCGATCTTAGTAGTTGGGAGGTTGCATTTACTGGTGCTGAACCTGTCCGGGTTGAAACATTAGAACAGTTTGCCTCTACTTTTGCACCTTGTGGCTTTCGCCGTGAAGCATTCTACCCCTGCTATGGTATGGCAGAAACCACTCTCATAGTGTCTGGGGGTGAGAAAACAGCTTTACCAATTACTTACAATGTAGAAGGGGCAGCATTAGAGCAAAACCGAATTGTCAAGAGTGACGAAACTCAGGAATATACTCGGACAATTGTGGGCTGTGGAAAAAGCCCTCAAGGGCAGAAAGTCGTCATAGTCAACCCTGAATCCTTAACCCTTTGTGCTCCCGAACAAGTCGGAGAAATTTGGGTAGCAGGGCCAAGTGTTGCTAGTGGCTACTGGAATAAACCTGAGGAAACAGAGAAAATATTTCGTGCCTATCTAGCAGATACTGGCGAAGGGCCATTTCTTCGCACCGGGGATCTAGGATTTTTACAAAATGGGGAACTGTTTATTACAGGGCGGCTCAAAGATGTAATCATCATTAGAGGGCAAAATCATTATCCTCAAGACATTGAATTGACTGTTCAGAAGAGTCATCCCGCCCTTAGACCTGATTGTGGAGCAGCATTTGCCATAGATTTTAAAGGTTCAGAGCGACTAGTTATTGTTCAGGAAGTAGAGCGGAGTTACCTGCGGAAGTTAAATGTTCAAGAAGTTATTGGAAGTATTAGACAAGCGGCGATCGCGCAGCACGGGCTAGAAATTTTCGCTACGGTACTTGTCAAGACTGGAAGCATTCCCAAAACTTCCAGTGGCAAGATTCGCCGTCAAGCTTGTCGAACTGCATTTCTTTCTGGGAGCTTAGATATTGTAGAGGATTGGAGCGAAAATCCTCAAAATAAAGCCAAGTTCATGCATCTGCAAGCTGAGGTTGATTCTGTTTTACAGCAGTTAATATCTACTAAGCAGCTATGA
- a CDS encoding sugar transferase, translating to MSKLSTSHSINLPILDCADITHFTTLSPHPSVTSKAKRMIDIMGGLVGLAITAVVVIPIAIAIQLDNPGPIFYSQIRCGLNGRRFRIWKFRSMVVGAEQLKHLVNNESKDNYIFKNENDPRITCVGKFLRRTSLDELPQFWNVLLGDMSLVGTRPPTVDEVMHYSSYHWKRLAVKPGITGEWQAHGRSRIKDFQEIVQMDLSYQRKWSIGYDIGLILKTLRVVLHRSGAC from the coding sequence ATGTCTAAACTTTCTACGTCTCATTCCATTAACCTACCAATTCTGGATTGTGCCGATATTACTCACTTCACCACACTTTCGCCTCATCCTTCTGTTACAAGTAAAGCCAAGCGTATGATTGACATTATGGGTGGATTGGTAGGACTAGCAATTACAGCAGTTGTAGTTATTCCTATTGCTATAGCCATTCAATTGGATAACCCTGGCCCTATCTTTTATAGTCAAATTCGCTGTGGATTGAATGGCCGCCGTTTCCGAATTTGGAAATTCCGTTCTATGGTAGTCGGGGCTGAACAGCTTAAACATCTAGTTAATAATGAATCTAAAGATAATTACATTTTCAAAAATGAGAACGATCCTCGAATTACTTGTGTGGGTAAATTTCTTCGTCGTACTAGCTTAGACGAACTCCCGCAATTCTGGAATGTATTACTAGGAGACATGAGTCTAGTTGGTACTCGTCCTCCCACTGTAGATGAAGTGATGCATTACTCAAGTTATCATTGGAAACGATTGGCTGTTAAACCAGGCATTACTGGGGAATGGCAGGCTCATGGTCGCTCCAGGATTAAAGATTTTCAAGAGATTGTGCAAATGGATCTAAGTTATCAACGTAAATGGTCTATTGGTTACGATATAGGATTGATACTAAAAACTTTAAGAGTTGTCTTGCATAGGAGTGGTGCTTGTTAA
- a CDS encoding HAMP domain-containing sensor histidine kinase, whose product MVLAIRFWSFLTKSTLLKPRLLAPLQTSFFMLVLLIVGQQGLNLWLGLLIRETGNRVSHSLLVDHEGERLLSKNNRQQQNSFGSSINRLYTLVKDNQTQLKQLNKIKNLHVLQQNQLLKKPLFDSAGKYALQEKDLFNSLHAQSRVLLLYEKRLLKEQQHRLQQLYYINTTVNILCAVIILTGAGLILRQLHRRVELPLRSLINIGNLWQAGQLEAQFRYSSADEIGHLTTVLNGVVSKFEHQYKSLKVQNQELKDLIGALSHDLRTPLLATRNTLDSMSKGVFGPLSDTCRKMCEEYRQANEELLKLVEALLNVSRYEAGYRNHLDCEPLNWEKILVKTIAHIKASAKHDLILTYKIPKSLPTVYGDELEIQRVLQNLLDNAVRVSGSNKEISLEVKNLEETKVKVCVCDRGPGIAPQEKKQLFRRFVQGRCQPGRSGLGLYLCSRIIEAHKGTIGVESSLGEGSTFWFTLPVSANQVRYQNE is encoded by the coding sequence ATGGTGTTAGCTATTAGATTCTGGAGTTTTCTTACTAAATCAACCCTTCTGAAACCTCGTTTACTTGCGCCTCTGCAAACTAGCTTTTTTATGCTGGTGTTATTAATAGTAGGACAACAAGGGTTAAATCTCTGGCTTGGATTACTCATTCGTGAAACAGGTAATCGGGTAAGTCATTCTTTACTAGTAGACCATGAAGGAGAACGCCTGCTCAGTAAGAATAATAGGCAACAGCAGAACTCCTTTGGCAGTAGCATCAACCGTTTATATACCTTAGTAAAAGATAACCAAACCCAACTAAAACAACTAAATAAAATTAAAAATCTTCATGTCCTTCAGCAAAACCAGTTGCTTAAAAAGCCGCTCTTTGACTCTGCTGGCAAGTATGCCTTGCAGGAAAAGGACTTATTCAATTCCTTGCACGCCCAGAGTCGGGTGCTGCTTTTGTACGAAAAGAGACTTTTAAAAGAACAGCAACATCGATTGCAGCAGCTTTACTATATCAATACTACTGTTAACATCCTTTGCGCTGTAATTATCTTGACCGGAGCAGGGTTAATCCTCCGGCAGTTGCATCGACGAGTCGAGCTTCCGTTACGTAGTTTGATTAATATAGGCAATCTTTGGCAGGCAGGTCAACTAGAAGCCCAATTTCGCTATTCATCTGCTGACGAAATTGGTCATCTGACTACAGTTCTCAATGGAGTAGTAAGCAAGTTTGAACATCAATACAAAAGTCTTAAAGTACAAAATCAAGAGCTTAAAGACTTGATCGGTGCCCTCTCCCACGACCTACGCACCCCCCTGCTTGCTACCCGCAATACTCTCGATAGCATGAGTAAAGGAGTCTTTGGCCCTTTAAGCGACACCTGCAGAAAAATGTGTGAAGAATATCGCCAAGCTAACGAGGAACTTCTCAAGCTTGTGGAAGCTCTTTTAAACGTTTCGCGCTATGAGGCAGGTTACCGCAATCATCTAGACTGCGAACCTCTGAATTGGGAAAAAATTTTGGTCAAAACAATTGCTCACATTAAGGCTAGTGCAAAGCATGATCTCATTCTTACCTATAAAATTCCTAAATCGCTACCGACCGTTTACGGTGATGAGTTAGAGATTCAACGAGTTTTGCAAAACTTGCTTGATAATGCCGTGCGGGTTAGTGGGTCAAATAAAGAGATTTCCCTTGAAGTAAAGAACCTCGAAGAAACCAAAGTCAAGGTTTGTGTGTGCGATCGCGGCCCAGGAATTGCACCACAGGAGAAAAAACAGCTCTTCCGTCGCTTTGTCCAGGGACGATGCCAGCCTGGCAGATCCGGACTTGGTCTGTATTTGTGCAGTCGAATTATTGAGGCTCACAAAGGCACTATTGGTGTTGAAAGTTCCTTGGGAGAGGGCAGCACTTTCTGGTTTACCCTTCCAGTTTCTGCCAATCAGGTTAGGTATCAAAATGAATAG
- a CDS encoding response regulator transcription factor: MMPENDKQKNVQILLVDDHTLIRRSMKNQFTLVPSFSVVGEAGDGVEAIELVAQLQPNVVLMDIDMPVMDGIAATQLIKKDYPATRVLALSAFDSDTHVMGMLAAGADGYCLKTIEWEQLIVVIQLILSGGAYLAPQIARKIAQIFKSTPTVVSNQVSSSDVLEKRNLTERERQILKLIAKGYSNQEIADQVYLSLGTIKSHVRILLNKLSVDDRVQAAAFAVREGLV, from the coding sequence ATGATGCCTGAGAATGATAAACAGAAAAATGTACAGATTCTACTGGTTGATGACCATACTTTGATACGCCGAAGTATGAAAAACCAATTTACTCTTGTGCCTAGTTTTAGCGTAGTTGGAGAGGCGGGTGACGGTGTAGAGGCTATTGAATTAGTGGCTCAACTCCAGCCCAATGTAGTTTTGATGGATATTGATATGCCAGTCATGGATGGGATCGCAGCCACTCAGTTGATTAAAAAGGATTATCCTGCTACTCGTGTACTTGCCTTGAGTGCGTTTGATAGTGATACCCACGTGATGGGGATGCTTGCAGCAGGTGCAGATGGTTACTGCCTTAAGACCATAGAATGGGAACAGCTCATTGTTGTGATTCAACTTATTCTCTCTGGCGGTGCTTATCTAGCTCCTCAAATCGCTCGGAAGATTGCTCAGATTTTCAAATCCACCCCCACTGTTGTCTCCAATCAGGTTTCTTCATCTGATGTGCTCGAAAAACGAAATCTCACCGAGCGCGAGCGCCAAATTCTGAAACTAATTGCCAAAGGATACTCAAATCAAGAGATTGCCGATCAAGTCTACCTCTCATTAGGAACCATTAAGTCCCACGTGCGTATTCTCCTTAATAAACTTAGCGTTGACGATCGCGTTCAAGCAGCAGCTTTTGCTGTACGCGAAGGGTTGGTTTAA